One window of Quercus robur chromosome 12, dhQueRobu3.1, whole genome shotgun sequence genomic DNA carries:
- the LOC126709905 gene encoding putative disease resistance protein At4g19050 codes for MMAEALNHIKEYDFDSGVRMLKGALEEPEPADVNPLLGYVYDMLACTDMALINCCWQSRQLFHKFGGINYEELIACWILEGYVGVNDQFDKAYEEGYCVLMKLIDRCILKLREDGLVTMEGLALTVPDEHCHGCRTSSLGLACVPDDHCHGRGISRLGLASILEYGKELGIGRVAPGEGMINTPYGPKSWNKVSTIMIDGSSLSGEVLDTMFFQPMKKLQVLAIFNPRFKSLPSFLFPKTKTDDSSSKPETDDPIPKPKTDDPIPKPKTDDPIQKPETDDPIPKRKTGLRLLVLRGCDQLDDIDQIKYHKDLIVLEISGASSLKKIPDDFFLNMQQLESLNLSAVPFESLPSSLSNLTKLRRLILKECSELKILPNLKKLTNLEVLDLSGSTSLVKITDKCLKQLQNLQMLDLSQTQINHLPILKDLKSLTRLILKNCKSITRLSRFELLTSLHNLGLSGSTILKQIHDDSFKKKDGLKVLDLSESGIRSLPPSFTHLPTLESLDLSGVSNLVKIPEHTFVDMACLRSLNLSNTKIEELPSISKLGNLRQLLLSNCPLKKLPETRGLTRLEKLDLSNASSLVKFEDGSFDHLTNLSYLNFSNTQIKSLPSIANLKKLCQLLLQNCEHLSELPSLDALEQLEELDLSVKETENKSSQSSREPLAEPLKETETKSPVKETEKKPSGSSGPSTEPLKETEAKSPVKETEKKPSESAGEPSVEPLKETEAKSPIKETEKKPSESSGEPSATVKATEKKPSESSGEPSAEQLKETEAAKSSVKETEKKSSGSSGEPLAEPLKEVEAKLEKMVHLRLLNLSGTKLKIKIPLMSNLTSLTNLTELCLGGCKLSDTDPSLKTYTKLKLLDLSKTDIQSLPSLENLTDLRGLKLRGCRKLQQLTNLKSLKDLESLDLQETGVKEFPSWISELTHLKHLDLPDLKDLQTLDWGMIKNLPEELNWDHCGIFKFNENRPCMSLSGTQFFQYLKENSELWKTYFKEFKFSVCALTKEGKVSRTEKKKDKASIQQKKEEKGSIQEKKENKVSSPENKDDKASSQEKKEDKASSREKKQDKSSSQEKKEDKASGQEKKENKASEQEKKDDKTSSEEKKKEDKTSSEEKKEDKASCKEKKEDKSRDICWHRVDSNFRKIYFQTHSFPENISKYLEIIGFDEYPGGVEDVLMKAEYVSLIENDFVKSLSNLGVGNLKAMKGCWLERCNEMKTIFCREEAEVEMQKNLNILWASNLPELKSVYSGEMQHGSLLNLTKLYLDCCPMLEVVFPSSQLPENLKILEVKFCDELKTLFMPTKVEEYEQRNLQKLHLVELPKLTSIGVLEGSNNKKRFPSLNVIKVRECPNLQHCGTVLELGGSVENSKIEEY; via the coding sequence ATGATGGCAGAAGCCTTAAATCATATTAAAGAATATGATTTTGATTCGGGAGTTCGGATGTTGAAAGGTGCTCTGGAAGAACCAGAACCCGCGGATGTAAATCCACTACTAGGCTATGTGTATGACATGTTGGCTTGCACTGATATGGCTTTGATCAATTGTTGTTGGCAAAGTAGGcaattatttcataaatttgGAGGCATCAATTATGAGGAGTTAATAGCTTGCTGGATACTCGAAGGATATGTTGGTGTTAATGATCAGTTTGACAAGGCATATGAAGAGGGATATTGTGTTTTGATGAAGCTTATAGATCGTTGCATACTGAAATTACGCGAAGATGGTCTTGTTACCATGGAAGGACTAGCACTTACTGTTCCTGATGAGCATTGCCATGGTTGCCGGACATCAAGCTTGGGATTGGCTTGTGTTCCTGATGATCATTGCCATGGTCGTGGGATATCGAGACTGGGATTGGCTAGTATTCTCGAGTATGGAAAGGAGCTAGGCATTGGGCGAGTTGCACCGGGGGAAGGCATGATAAATACACCATACGGTCCTAAAAGTTGGAACAAAGTATCCACAATCATGATAGATGGAAGTAGTCTCTCTGGGGAAGTCCTTGACACAATGTTTTTTCAGCCCATGAAGAAACTCCAAGTTCTTGCGATTTTCAATCCCAGATTCAAGTCACTGCCCTCGtttttgtttccaaaaacaaaaaccgaTGATTCGTCTTCAAAACCAGAAACTGATGATCcaattccaaaaccaaaaaccGATGATCcaattccaaaaccaaaaactGATGATCCAATTCAAAAACCAGAAACCGATGATCcaattccaaaaagaaaaactggaCTTCGCTTGCTTGTGCTCAGGGGCTGTGATCAATTGGATGACATTGATCAAATCAAATACCATAAAGATTTAATCGTTCTGGAAATATCTGGTGCTAGCTCCTTGAAGAAAATTCCAGATGATTTTTTCCTGAACATGCAACAGCTTGAAAGCCTCAACCTCTCTGCAGTCCCTTTTGAATCACTGCCTTCTTCACTTTCCAACCTGACTAAACTACGTCGTCTCATCCTTAAAGAGTGTTCTGAATTGAAAATCCTACCAAACCTAAAAAAACTTACCAACCTTGAGGTCCTTGATCTTTCTGGTTCTACTTCTTTGGTAAAAATTACAGACAAATGCTTAAAACAACTCCAGAATCTTCAAATGCTTGACCTTTCCCAAACCCAAATTAACCATTTGCCCATTCTGAAAGATCTTAAATCACTCACTCGGCTCATATTAAAAAACTGCAAATCCATAACCCGATTGTCCAGATTTGAGTTATTAACTTCTCTCCATAATCTGGGTCTTTCTGGTTCTACTATACTAAAGCAAATCCATGATGAttcctttaagaaaaaagatggcCTCAAAGTCCTTGATTTATCTGAATCTGGAATTCGTAGTTTACCTCCCAGTTTTACACACCTTCCTACTCTTGAGTCACTTGATCTTTCTGGTGTCTCTAATTTGGTCAAAATCCCAGAACATACCTTCGTAGATATGGCGTGTCTTCGTAGTCTCAACCTTTCAAACACTAAAATTGAAGAACTGCCTTCCATTTCCAAACTTGGGAATCTTCGTCAGCTCCTTCTAAGTAATTGCCCATTGAAAAAATTACCAGAAACGAGAGGACTTACTAGACTTGAGAAACTTGATCTTTCTAATGCCTCTAGTCTGGTTAAATTCGAAGACGGCTCATTTGACCATTTGACTAACCTCAGCTATCTCAACTTCTCAAACACCCAAATTAAAAGTCTACCATCTATAGCCAACCTCAAAAAGCTTTGCCAACTTTTGCTACAAAATTGTGAACACTTGTCTGAGTTGCCATCCTTGGATGCCCTTGAACAACTGGAGGAGCTTGATCTATCagtaaaagaaacagaaaataaatccTCTCAATCTTCTCGAGAACCTTTGGCAGAGCCTTTGAAAGAAACTGAGACTAAGTCACCAGTAAAAGAAACGGAAAAGAAACCTTCTGGTTCTTCTGGACCTTCGACAGAGCCTTTGAAAGAAACTGAGGCTAAATCACCAGTAAAAGAAACGGAAAAGAAACCTTCCGAGTCTGCTGGAGAACCTTCGGTAGAGCCTTTGAAAGAAACTGAGGCTAAATCACCAATAAAAGAAACGGAAAAGAAACCTTCTGAGTCTTCTGGAGAACCTTCGGCAACAGTAAAAGCAACAGAAAAGAAGCCCTCTGAGTCTTCTGGAGAACCTTCGGCAGAGCAATTGAAAGAAACCGAAGCTGCTAAATCATCAGTAAAAGAAACTGAAAAGAAATCCTCTGGGTCTTCTGGAGAACCTTTGGCAGAGCCTTTGAAAGAAGTTGAAGCAAAATTGGAGAAGATGGTCCACCTTAGGCTGCTCAACCTATCAGGAACAAAACTTAAGATTAAGATACCTCTAATGTCCAACCTCACCAGCCTCACCAACCTTACCGAGCTTTGCCTTGGAGGTTGTAAACTTTCAGATACTGATCCAAGTTTGAAAACGTATACAAAGCTAAAGCTTTTGGATCTTTCAAAGACAGATATTCAATCTTTACCATCACTTGAGAATCTCACCGATCTCCGTGGTCTAAAGTTAAGAGGTTGTAGAAAACTACAGCAACTAACAAATCTGAAGTCACTTAAAGATTTGGAGTCTCTTGATTTACAAGAGACTGGGGTCAAAGAATTTCCTTCTTGGATCTCAGAGTTGACTCATTTGAAGCACCTTGATTTACCAGACTTAAAGGATCTTCAAACACTTGACTGGGGGATGATAAAGAACTTACCAGAGGAGCTAAACTGGGATCATTGTGGCATCTTCAAGTTCAATGAAAATAGGCCTTGCATGTCATTGAGTGGCACTCAATTTTTCCAATATTTGAAGGAAAATTCTGAGTTATGGAAGACCTATTTCAAAGAATTTAAATTCTCTGTTTGTGCTCTTACGAAGGAAGGAAAAGTTTCTAGgacagaaaagaagaaagacaaaGCGTCCATCCaacaaaagaaggaagaaaaaggttccatccaagaaaagaaggaaaacaaagTTTCGAGCCCAGAAAATAAGGATGACAAAGCTTCTAGccaagaaaagaaggaagacaAAGCTTCTAGCCGAGAGAAGAAGCAAGACAAATCTTCTAGccaagaaaagaaggaagacaAAGCTTCAGGgcaagaaaagaaggaaaacaaagcTTCAGAACAAGAAAAGAAGGATGACAAAACTTCTagcgaagaaaaaaagaaggaagacaaAACTTCTAGcgaagaaaagaaggaagacaAAGCTTCCtgtaaagaaaagaaggaagacaAAAGTAGAGATATCTGTTGGCATAGAGTTGACTCGAACTTCAGAAAAATCTACTTCCAAACTCATTCTTTTCCTGAAAATATTAGTAAGTATTTGGAAATCATTGGATTTGACGAGTATCCTGGTGGTGTTGAGGATGTGCTCATGAAAGCCGAATATGTGTCTTTGATTGAAAATGACTTCGTCAAAAGCTTATCAAATTTAGGTGTGGGCAATTTGAAAGCAATGAAGGGCTGCTGGTTAGAGAGGTGTAACGAAATGAAGACAATATTTTGCAGAGAAGAGGCAGAAGTTGAAATGCAGAAAAATCTAAACATTCTATGGGCATCAAACCTTCCTGAATTGAAGAGTGTGTACAGTGGGGAAATGCAACATGGGAGTCTCCTAAATCTAACAAAACTGTATTTAGATTGTTGTCCGATGCTTGAAGTTGTTTTTCCCTCTTCTCAGCTGCCAGAAAATCTTAAAATCCTTGAAGTCAAATTCTGTGATGAATTGAAGACTCTGTTTATGCCCACTAAAGTAGAAGAATATGAACAGCGCAATTTACAGAAGCTTCATCTGGTGGAACTGCCGAAGTTGACTAGCATAGGGGTGCTGGAGGGAAGCAACAACAAGAAAAGATTCCCATCCTTGAATGTAATCAAAGTCAGGGAATGCCCGAATCTGCAGCACTGTGGAACAGTTCTGGAGTTGGGAGGATCTGTGGAAAATTCTAAGATTGAAGAGTATTGA